Proteins encoded within one genomic window of Halomonas sp. YLGW01:
- a CDS encoding electron transfer flavoprotein subunit alpha/FixB family protein — MSEIKRRDPRQEWITRNRLHPLHLEVLATLGGASPSEWLGPNGLKRKDPRAVGFLGPHGVKRIDRSGGQQGAREADRPGVGVARKPLIEIAVPAFLVAVVPDMSGGHLSSHDRDLLGLARRLADADPATPGAVAVVTFGPGPETLAEAGADRLLELEALEDFDPERRLVLLEAVERELAPRHWLLPDSVLGGGDLGRRLAARLGERPATGVWQLARDDEAPLGWLGTARAAAGRQDLIRPLPRLVLALEECAEPVSETRHAATPLALSRSATVLDAGASRIEDLGPVAVDPAGVALAEAEFILSAGNGVRDWDGFHEAARVLGATEGASRVAVDDGHMPRHRQVGATGTWVTARVYLAVGISGAIQHLQGIQSCDKVIAINLDPGCDMIKRADLAVIGDAAEILAALVARVRVSRDPALPEEEATSPQGVAASSATGTTGPSSSRQEARHVA, encoded by the coding sequence ATGAGCGAGATCAAGCGTCGCGATCCGCGTCAGGAGTGGATCACCCGGAATCGCCTGCACCCCTTGCATCTGGAAGTGCTGGCGACTTTAGGGGGAGCCTCGCCCAGCGAGTGGCTGGGTCCCAACGGCCTCAAGCGCAAGGATCCGCGGGCGGTGGGGTTCCTCGGCCCCCACGGCGTGAAGCGCATCGATCGCAGCGGAGGCCAGCAGGGCGCGAGGGAGGCGGACCGCCCCGGCGTCGGTGTCGCACGCAAGCCGCTGATCGAAATCGCCGTGCCGGCCTTCCTGGTCGCGGTGGTGCCGGACATGAGCGGCGGGCACCTGTCGTCCCATGACCGGGACCTGCTGGGGTTGGCGCGCCGGCTCGCCGATGCCGATCCGGCCACGCCGGGCGCGGTGGCGGTGGTGACGTTCGGGCCGGGCCCTGAGACGCTCGCCGAGGCCGGCGCCGACCGGCTGCTCGAGCTCGAGGCGCTCGAGGACTTCGACCCCGAGCGACGCCTGGTGCTGCTCGAGGCCGTCGAGCGGGAACTGGCGCCGCGGCACTGGCTGCTGCCGGACTCGGTCCTTGGCGGCGGCGATCTGGGACGGCGGTTGGCGGCCAGGCTCGGCGAGCGGCCGGCAACTGGAGTGTGGCAGCTCGCCCGGGATGACGAGGCGCCGCTGGGCTGGCTGGGCACCGCGCGTGCCGCCGCCGGTCGACAGGATCTGATCCGGCCGTTGCCGCGTCTCGTTCTGGCGCTCGAGGAGTGCGCCGAGCCGGTCAGCGAGACCCGCCATGCCGCCACGCCGCTGGCGCTATCTCGGTCCGCTACGGTGCTGGACGCAGGCGCCTCGCGGATCGAGGACCTAGGGCCGGTGGCGGTGGATCCTGCAGGGGTGGCGCTCGCCGAGGCCGAGTTCATCCTCTCCGCCGGCAACGGCGTGCGGGACTGGGATGGCTTCCACGAGGCCGCTCGGGTGCTCGGCGCCACCGAGGGGGCATCCCGGGTCGCCGTCGACGATGGCCATATGCCGCGCCATCGTCAGGTCGGCGCCACCGGCACCTGGGTCACCGCCCGGGTCTATCTCGCGGTGGGCATCAGCGGCGCCATCCAGCACCTGCAGGGTATCCAGTCCTGCGACAAGGTGATCGCGATCAACCTGGACCCGGGCTGTGACATGATCAAACGCGCCGACCTGGCCGTGATCGGCGATGCGGCCGAGATCCTCGCGGCGCTGGTCGCGCGGGTGCGCGTGAGCCGCGATCCGGCATTGCCCGAGGAGGAGGCGACGTCCCCACAAGGCGTCGCGGCCTCGTCCGCGACAGGCACCACCGGCCCATCTTCGTCCCGCCAGGAGGCCCGCCATGTCGCCTGA
- a CDS encoding (Fe-S)-binding protein, which translates to MLDTLLPILLFSALVLAGIGAVRRIRLWRQGRREGPPLGLSGVLRALSTVPRRYMVDLHHVVARDRYIAHTHVATAGGFVAAMLLAVPVHGLGLDSPWLGGPLLVASGTMFVGSLFVARRRRRPPARLSRGAFQRLPKSLMAFSLSFFLITLPVVGVVPAAVLTEWGGWLLGLVLAAGIVWGLAELLLGMTWGGPMKHAFAGALHLAFHRRGERFSSARGEGVRSTGLKPLDLDDPTAKLGVETPADFIWTQRLGFDACVQCGRCEAVCPAFAAGQPLNPKKLIQDMVIGMTGGSDAAYAGSPHPSQGREGNSPGEHQGNPHGPIVAREGKALVDAETLWSCTTCRACVEECPMMIEHVDAIVDMRRFLTLEHGNTPGKGAEVLDNLIATDNPGGFAPGSRLHWAADLNLPQMSEVDEAEVLLWLGDGAFDMRNQRTLRALVKVLRSAEVDFAVLGDEERDSGDVARRLGDEATFQSLARRNIATLSKYRFRRIVTCDPHSFHVLGNEYGALGGDYRVQHHSTFIAELYDIGRLSFAPWRGGRVTYHDPCYLGRYNGEFEAPRRVLKALGIEVVEMARSGFRSRCCGGGGGAPITDVPGKQRIPDMRMQDVGETGAELVAVSCPQCTAMLEGVVDATAEVRDIAELVADALAEVLPSGEAPSQRHQTVEVM; encoded by the coding sequence ATGCTCGATACCCTCCTGCCGATACTGCTTTTCTCCGCGCTGGTGCTGGCGGGGATCGGGGCGGTGCGCCGCATACGCCTGTGGCGCCAGGGCCGCCGGGAGGGCCCGCCCCTGGGGCTTAGCGGCGTGCTGCGGGCCCTGTCGACCGTGCCCCGGCGCTACATGGTCGACCTGCACCATGTAGTGGCCCGCGACCGCTACATCGCCCATACCCACGTCGCCACCGCCGGCGGCTTCGTTGCCGCCATGCTGCTGGCGGTGCCGGTGCATGGCCTGGGGCTCGACAGCCCCTGGCTCGGCGGGCCGCTGCTGGTAGCCAGCGGCACCATGTTCGTTGGCAGCCTCTTCGTGGCGCGCCGGCGCCGCCGTCCGCCGGCCCGGCTCTCCAGGGGCGCCTTTCAGCGCCTGCCGAAGAGCCTGATGGCCTTCTCGCTGAGCTTCTTCCTGATCACCCTGCCGGTGGTCGGCGTCGTTCCGGCGGCCGTGTTGACAGAATGGGGTGGCTGGCTGCTGGGGCTGGTGCTGGCCGCCGGCATCGTCTGGGGCCTCGCCGAGCTTCTCCTCGGAATGACCTGGGGCGGGCCGATGAAGCACGCCTTCGCCGGCGCCCTGCATCTGGCCTTCCACCGCCGCGGCGAGCGCTTCTCCAGCGCCCGGGGCGAGGGCGTGCGCTCCACCGGCCTCAAGCCGCTGGATCTCGACGATCCGACCGCCAAGCTCGGCGTCGAGACCCCGGCCGACTTCATCTGGACCCAGCGGCTGGGCTTCGATGCCTGCGTACAGTGCGGGCGTTGCGAGGCGGTCTGCCCGGCCTTCGCCGCCGGGCAGCCGCTCAACCCCAAGAAGCTGATCCAGGACATGGTGATCGGCATGACCGGTGGCAGCGACGCCGCTTATGCCGGCAGTCCCCACCCTTCACAAGGGCGTGAGGGAAATTCGCCGGGCGAGCATCAGGGTAACCCCCATGGACCCATCGTGGCTCGCGAAGGAAAGGCCCTGGTGGACGCCGAAACCCTGTGGTCCTGCACCACCTGCCGGGCCTGCGTCGAGGAATGCCCGATGATGATCGAGCACGTCGATGCCATCGTCGATATGCGCCGCTTCCTGACCCTGGAGCACGGCAACACCCCGGGCAAGGGCGCCGAGGTGCTCGACAACCTGATCGCCACCGACAATCCCGGCGGCTTCGCCCCCGGCTCGCGTCTTCACTGGGCGGCGGATCTGAACCTGCCGCAAATGAGTGAGGTGGACGAGGCCGAGGTGCTGCTGTGGCTAGGCGATGGCGCCTTCGACATGCGCAACCAGCGCACCCTGCGCGCCCTGGTGAAGGTGCTGCGCTCAGCCGAGGTGGACTTCGCGGTGCTCGGCGATGAGGAACGCGACAGCGGCGACGTGGCCAGGCGTCTGGGCGACGAGGCCACCTTCCAGTCATTGGCCCGCCGCAACATCGCCACGCTCTCCAAGTATCGTTTCCGGCGCATCGTCACCTGCGACCCCCACAGCTTCCATGTACTGGGCAACGAGTACGGGGCGCTGGGGGGCGACTACCGGGTTCAGCATCACTCGACCTTCATCGCCGAGCTGTATGACATCGGTCGGCTTTCCTTCGCGCCCTGGAGGGGTGGTCGCGTGACCTATCACGATCCCTGTTATCTCGGTCGTTACAACGGCGAGTTCGAGGCGCCGCGCCGGGTGCTCAAGGCTCTCGGCATCGAGGTCGTCGAGATGGCCCGCTCGGGCTTCCGCTCACGCTGCTGTGGCGGCGGCGGCGGGGCGCCGATCACCGACGTGCCCGGCAAGCAGCGGATTCCCGACATGCGCATGCAGGATGTCGGCGAGACCGGCGCCGAGCTGGTGGCCGTGAGCTGCCCGCAGTGCACCGCCATGCTGGAGGGGGTGGTGGACGCGACCGCCGAGGTACGCGATATCGCCGAGCTGGTGGCCGATGCCCTGGCGGAGGTACTCCCCAGTGGCGAGGCACCGTCGCAGCGGCACCAGACCGTGGAGGTGATGTGA
- the dgcA gene encoding dimethylglycine demethylation protein DgcA, with product MAFDALFEPIQIGKLTIRNRVVSTAHAEVYATDGGMTTERYVRYYEEKAKGGCGLAICGGSSVVSIDSPQAWWSSVNLSTDRIIPHFQNLADAVHEHGGKIMIQITHMGRRSRWDGHDWPSLMSPSGIREPVHRSTCKTIEEEEIWRIIGDFAQAARRAKEGGLDGVELSAVHQHLIDQFWSPRVNKRTDEWGGSFEGRMKFGLEVLKAVRAEVGDDFVVGMRICGDEFHPDGLTHEDMKQIAAYYDATGQVDFFGVVGSGCDTHNSLANVIPNMSYPPEPFLHLAAGIKEVVSVPVIHAQNIKDPNQAQRILEGGYVDLVGMTRAHIADPHLIAKIKMGQIDQIKQCVGANYCIDRQYQGLDVLCIQNAATSREYLGLPHIIDKSEGPRRRVVVVGGGPAGMEAARVSAERGHEVTLFEAREALGGQITIAAKAPQRDQIAGITRWFQLELDRLGVDLRLGTRADEATLHDLRADIVILAVGGRPFLEQVPAWGHVATDDDENGESLVVSTWDILEGRVAPGKNVLIYDAICEFAGVSAADFLADKGARVEIVTDDIKPGAAVGGTTFPTYYRSLYEKEVIMTSDLALHRVYREGESLVAVLENEYTGVQEERVVDQVVVENGVRPDEALYYALKPQSLNKGQIDIEALYAIQPQPCLSRLDEERAGGDFLLFRLGDCNAPRNIHAAIYDALRLCKDF from the coding sequence ATGGCATTCGACGCACTCTTCGAGCCGATCCAGATCGGCAAGCTGACCATCCGCAATCGCGTCGTCAGCACCGCCCATGCCGAGGTCTATGCCACCGACGGCGGCATGACCACCGAGCGCTACGTCCGCTACTACGAGGAGAAGGCCAAGGGCGGTTGCGGCCTCGCCATCTGCGGCGGCTCCTCGGTGGTCTCCATTGACAGCCCCCAGGCCTGGTGGAGCTCGGTGAATCTCTCGACCGACCGGATCATCCCGCACTTCCAGAACCTCGCCGATGCCGTGCACGAGCACGGCGGCAAGATCATGATCCAGATCACTCATATGGGCCGGCGCTCGCGCTGGGACGGCCACGACTGGCCGAGCCTGATGTCGCCCTCCGGCATCCGTGAGCCGGTGCATCGATCGACCTGCAAGACCATCGAGGAAGAGGAGATCTGGCGCATCATCGGTGACTTCGCCCAGGCGGCGCGCCGGGCCAAGGAGGGTGGCCTGGATGGCGTCGAATTGTCCGCCGTGCACCAGCACCTGATTGACCAGTTCTGGAGCCCGCGGGTCAACAAGCGGACCGACGAGTGGGGCGGCAGCTTCGAGGGTCGCATGAAGTTCGGCCTGGAGGTGCTCAAGGCGGTGCGCGCCGAGGTCGGTGACGACTTCGTGGTCGGCATGCGCATCTGCGGCGACGAGTTCCATCCGGATGGTCTGACCCATGAGGACATGAAGCAGATCGCCGCCTACTACGATGCCACCGGCCAGGTGGACTTCTTCGGCGTGGTCGGCTCGGGCTGCGACACCCACAACAGCCTCGCCAATGTCATCCCCAACATGTCCTACCCGCCGGAGCCCTTCCTGCACCTGGCAGCGGGCATCAAGGAAGTGGTCTCGGTCCCGGTGATCCACGCCCAGAACATCAAGGACCCCAATCAGGCGCAACGCATCCTCGAGGGGGGTTACGTGGACCTGGTCGGTATGACCCGCGCCCACATCGCCGACCCTCACCTGATCGCCAAGATCAAGATGGGCCAGATCGACCAGATCAAGCAGTGCGTCGGCGCCAACTACTGCATCGACCGCCAGTATCAAGGCCTCGACGTGCTGTGCATCCAGAACGCCGCCACCTCCCGGGAGTACCTGGGCCTGCCGCATATCATCGACAAGAGCGAGGGGCCCCGGCGCCGGGTGGTGGTGGTCGGCGGCGGGCCCGCCGGCATGGAGGCCGCCCGAGTCAGTGCCGAGCGGGGCCACGAGGTGACCCTGTTCGAGGCCAGGGAGGCGCTCGGCGGCCAGATCACCATCGCCGCCAAGGCGCCGCAGCGCGACCAGATCGCCGGCATCACCCGCTGGTTTCAGCTCGAGCTGGATCGCCTCGGGGTCGACCTGCGCCTGGGTACCCGAGCCGATGAGGCGACCCTTCATGACCTGCGCGCGGATATCGTGATCCTCGCCGTGGGTGGCCGCCCCTTCCTCGAACAGGTCCCCGCCTGGGGCCATGTCGCGACGGACGATGACGAGAACGGCGAGAGCCTGGTCGTCTCCACCTGGGACATTCTCGAGGGTCGGGTCGCGCCGGGCAAGAACGTGCTGATCTATGACGCCATCTGCGAGTTCGCCGGGGTCTCGGCGGCGGACTTCCTCGCCGACAAGGGCGCCAGGGTCGAGATCGTCACCGACGACATCAAGCCCGGCGCCGCGGTGGGCGGCACCACCTTCCCGACCTACTACCGCAGCCTCTACGAGAAGGAGGTGATCATGACCTCCGACCTGGCGCTGCATAGGGTCTACCGGGAGGGCGAGTCCCTGGTGGCGGTGCTCGAGAACGAGTACACCGGCGTTCAGGAGGAACGGGTGGTCGATCAGGTGGTGGTCGAGAACGGCGTGCGCCCCGACGAGGCGCTCTACTACGCCCTCAAGCCGCAATCGCTGAACAAGGGGCAGATCGACATCGAGGCGCTCTATGCCATCCAGCCGCAGCCCTGTCTGAGCCGGCTCGATGAAGAGCGCGCGGGCGGCGACTTCCTGCTGTTCCGGCTGGGGGACTGCAACGCGCCCCGCAACATTCATGCGGCGATCTACGACGCCCTTCGGCTGTGCAAGGACTTTTAG
- a CDS encoding DUF5943 domain-containing protein, whose translation MIKLAPELPIEVDAETGVWTSDALPMLYVPRHFFINNHVAVEEALGAEQYAEILYHAGYKSAWHWCEQEAALHGITGEAVFTHYMTRLSQRGWGRFIIEAIDLGAGTCRVRLEHSAFVYQLGKVGRRVEYMFTGWFAGAMNQILDARGSALRTVAEQVQSAAEDGCEVGVFVTRPLASRSLDNPRV comes from the coding sequence GTGATCAAGTTGGCCCCCGAACTGCCGATCGAGGTGGATGCCGAGACCGGCGTCTGGACCTCCGACGCCCTGCCGATGCTCTACGTGCCCCGGCACTTCTTCATCAACAATCACGTGGCGGTGGAGGAGGCGCTGGGGGCGGAGCAGTACGCCGAGATCCTCTATCACGCCGGCTATAAGAGCGCCTGGCACTGGTGCGAGCAGGAGGCCGCGTTGCATGGCATCACAGGCGAGGCGGTGTTCACGCATTACATGACCCGCCTGTCCCAGCGTGGCTGGGGCAGGTTCATCATCGAGGCCATCGATCTGGGCGCCGGCACCTGCCGCGTGCGCCTCGAGCACAGCGCCTTCGTCTATCAGCTCGGCAAGGTCGGGCGCCGGGTCGAGTACATGTTCACCGGCTGGTTCGCCGGCGCCATGAATCAGATCCTCGACGCCCGCGGCAGCGCCCTGCGCACCGTCGCCGAGCAGGTCCAGAGCGCGGCCGAGGATGGCTGCGAGGTGGGCGTCTTCGTCACCCGGCCGCTCGCTTCCCGTTCGCTCGACAATCCCCGGGTCTGA
- a CDS encoding dipeptidase: protein MTPFELHQDAIVIDGLVIAKWSRALFEDMRKGGLTAANCTVSVWEGFQATVDNIVRSNGLMAECRDLVRPVRTTADITRAKEAGKTGIIYGFQNAHAFEDQLGYVEIFKQLGVGIVQLCYNTQNLVGTGCYERDGGLSGFGREVVAEMNRVGIMCDLSHVGGKTSEEVILESGKPVCYSHCLPSGLKEHPRNKSDAELRFIAEHGGFVGVTMFTPFLRAGVDATVDDYVEAIEYVMNLVGEDAIGIGTDFTQGHGQDFFEWLTHDKGYARRLTRFGEIINPEGIRTIGEFPNLTEALLRRGMSERQVRKIMGENWLRTLKDVWGA, encoded by the coding sequence ATGACCCCCTTCGAGCTGCACCAGGACGCCATCGTCATCGATGGCCTCGTCATCGCCAAGTGGAGCCGTGCGCTGTTCGAGGACATGCGCAAGGGCGGCCTGACCGCGGCCAACTGCACCGTGTCCGTCTGGGAAGGCTTCCAGGCCACCGTCGACAACATCGTGCGCTCCAATGGCCTGATGGCCGAGTGCCGCGATCTGGTACGCCCGGTGCGCACCACCGCCGACATCACCCGCGCCAAGGAAGCGGGCAAGACCGGCATCATCTACGGCTTCCAGAATGCCCATGCCTTCGAGGATCAGCTCGGCTACGTCGAGATCTTCAAGCAGCTTGGCGTGGGCATCGTCCAGCTCTGCTACAACACCCAGAACCTGGTCGGTACCGGTTGCTACGAGCGCGACGGCGGCCTGTCGGGCTTCGGCCGCGAGGTGGTCGCCGAGATGAACCGGGTCGGCATCATGTGCGACCTGTCCCATGTCGGTGGCAAGACCTCCGAGGAGGTCATCCTCGAGTCCGGCAAGCCGGTCTGCTACTCCCACTGCCTGCCCTCGGGACTCAAGGAGCATCCGCGCAACAAGTCCGATGCGGAGCTCAGGTTCATCGCCGAGCACGGCGGCTTCGTCGGCGTGACCATGTTCACCCCCTTCCTGCGCGCCGGGGTCGACGCCACCGTCGACGACTACGTCGAGGCCATCGAGTACGTGATGAACCTGGTCGGCGAGGACGCTATCGGCATCGGTACCGACTTCACCCAGGGCCATGGCCAGGACTTCTTCGAGTGGCTGACCCACGACAAGGGCTATGCGCGCCGCCTGACTCGCTTCGGCGAGATCATCAATCCCGAGGGGATCCGCACCATCGGCGAATTCCCCAACCTCACCGAGGCGCTCTTGCGCCGCGGCATGAGCGAGCGTCAGGTGCGCAAGATCATGGGCGAGAACTGGTTACGCACCCTCAAGGACGTCTGGGGCGCCTGA
- the mtgA gene encoding monofunctional biosynthetic peptidoglycan transglycosylase: protein MSDWRGKLLRGLLWAVGGFVAVSLLVVVLFRAVPVFGSMVMVERKLESWISGEPIDIDQRWRPWAELSGHAKVAVIAAEDQRFPEHHGFDLEQIRRAIESSRNGGGLRGASTISQQTAKNLFLWTGRNWLRKGLEAWFTLLIEGLWPKERILEVYLNIVEWDRGVFGLEAAAQHYFGVSAARLDAHQASRLAAILPNPREWSASRPGPYIERRSHWIRQQMQNLGGVAYLERL from the coding sequence ATGAGCGATTGGCGAGGCAAGCTACTGCGAGGACTGCTGTGGGCGGTGGGGGGCTTCGTGGCCGTCTCGCTCCTGGTGGTGGTGCTGTTCCGGGCAGTGCCGGTGTTCGGCTCGATGGTGATGGTCGAGCGCAAGCTCGAGTCCTGGATCAGCGGTGAGCCGATTGATATCGACCAGCGCTGGCGCCCCTGGGCAGAGTTGTCTGGACACGCCAAGGTCGCGGTGATCGCCGCCGAGGATCAGCGCTTCCCCGAGCATCATGGCTTCGATCTCGAGCAGATTCGCCGCGCCATCGAATCGAGCCGCAACGGCGGGGGCCTGCGCGGGGCCAGCACCATCAGCCAGCAGACCGCCAAGAACCTCTTCCTGTGGACCGGCCGTAACTGGCTGCGCAAGGGGCTCGAGGCCTGGTTTACCCTGCTCATCGAGGGGTTGTGGCCCAAGGAGCGGATCCTCGAGGTCTACCTCAACATTGTCGAGTGGGACCGCGGTGTGTTCGGCCTCGAGGCTGCCGCCCAGCACTACTTCGGGGTCAGCGCCGCTCGCCTGGATGCCCATCAGGCCAGCCGCCTGGCGGCGATCCTGCCCAACCCCCGCGAATGGAGCGCCTCGCGCCCGGGCCCCTATATCGAGCGCCGCAGCCACTGGATTCGTCAGCAGATGCAAAACCTCGGCGGCGTGGCCTACCTCGAGCGCCTCTAG
- a CDS encoding GlxA family transcriptional regulator — MTIAPRTPRPTLATPLSSQSGQTRPRPTQTFGFLLLEHFTLMSLASVIEPLRMANQLSGRELYRWFTLSHDGEQVLASDGLRVMPDAGLQTPLSLDTVIVCGGVGPQRTVKREHIGWLQGQARQSRRLGAVCTGSWALAKAGLLDGYETSTHWECMAALQESYPRVALSTRLFSIDRDRATSSGGTAPLDMMLHLIAMDHGRELSAGISEMFIYDRARSDQDLQRVPLKHVLGTTQPKLLEIVALMEANLEEPIALDELASYVDVSRRQLERLFQKYLHCSPSRYYLKLRLTRARQLLKQTAMSIIEVASACGFVSTPHFSKCYREYFGLPPRDERLGIGSRQARQAVTAQPEGPSAPLPDATLAQEPVSSAVLALTQAQGEPTYASVPL, encoded by the coding sequence ATGACCATCGCTCCCCGGACACCGCGACCGACCCTCGCCACGCCCTTGTCGTCTCAATCCGGCCAGACTCGGCCCCGGCCGACCCAGACCTTCGGCTTCCTGCTGCTCGAGCACTTCACCCTGATGTCACTGGCCTCGGTGATCGAGCCGCTGCGCATGGCCAACCAGCTGTCGGGTCGCGAGCTCTATCGCTGGTTCACGCTGAGCCACGACGGGGAACAGGTCCTGGCCAGCGACGGCCTGCGCGTCATGCCGGATGCCGGCCTTCAGACGCCGCTGAGCCTGGATACCGTGATTGTCTGCGGTGGCGTAGGGCCGCAGCGGACCGTGAAGCGCGAGCACATCGGCTGGTTGCAGGGCCAGGCCCGGCAGTCGCGTCGGCTCGGCGCGGTCTGCACGGGAAGCTGGGCGCTGGCCAAGGCAGGCCTGCTCGATGGCTATGAGACCAGCACCCACTGGGAGTGCATGGCCGCCTTGCAGGAGTCCTATCCGCGAGTCGCCCTGAGTACCCGGTTGTTCTCCATCGATCGCGATCGGGCCACCTCCTCGGGTGGTACGGCGCCGCTGGACATGATGCTGCACCTGATCGCCATGGATCATGGTCGTGAGCTCTCGGCGGGCATCTCGGAGATGTTCATCTACGATCGGGCACGCAGCGACCAGGACCTGCAGCGGGTGCCGCTCAAGCACGTGCTGGGCACCACCCAGCCGAAGCTTCTGGAAATCGTGGCGCTGATGGAGGCCAACCTCGAGGAGCCCATCGCCCTAGACGAGCTGGCCAGCTACGTGGATGTCTCGCGGCGCCAGCTCGAGCGGCTGTTCCAGAAGTACCTGCACTGCTCGCCGTCCCGCTATTACCTCAAGCTGCGACTGACAAGGGCCCGACAGCTGCTCAAGCAGACCGCGATGTCGATCATCGAGGTGGCCTCGGCCTGTGGCTTCGTCTCCACGCCACATTTCTCCAAGTGCTATCGGGAGTACTTCGGTTTGCCTCCCCGGGACGAACGGCTGGGGATCGGCAGCCGGCAGGCGCGCCAGGCCGTCACCGCGCAGCCCGAGGGGCCCTCGGCGCCGCTTCCTGACGCCACGCTTGCCCAAGAACCCGTCTCCAGTGCGGTGCTGGCGCTGACTCAGGCCCAGGGGGAGCCGACCTATGCCAGCGTGCCGCTCTAG
- the fghA gene encoding S-formylglutathione hydrolase gives MSMSESLELVSATKSFGGWLKRYKHHARALDCEMVFSIYLPPQAESERVPLMWWLSGLTCTDENFMQKAGAQRLAAELGIAIVCPDTSPRGLDLPGEHDSYDFGSGAGFYVNATQEPWAKHYRMYDYVAEELPSVVRQHFPVNGRESISGHSMGGHGALVLALRRPGQYAAVSAFAPVVNPIESPWGQKAFTHYLGEDSRAWTQYDACELVAKGASRQPLFIDQGEADNFLEEQLMPERLEAACKKRDHPLTLRRHAGYDHSYFFIATFIEDHLRYHAERLHRKR, from the coding sequence ATGAGCATGTCCGAATCCCTGGAACTGGTATCGGCCACCAAGAGCTTCGGTGGCTGGCTCAAGCGCTACAAGCACCACGCGCGGGCGCTGGACTGCGAGATGGTCTTTTCCATCTACCTGCCCCCTCAGGCCGAGAGCGAGCGGGTGCCCTTGATGTGGTGGCTGTCGGGGCTGACCTGCACCGACGAGAACTTCATGCAGAAGGCCGGGGCCCAGCGGCTCGCCGCCGAACTGGGGATCGCCATCGTCTGCCCGGATACCAGCCCGCGGGGGCTGGATCTGCCGGGCGAGCATGACAGCTACGATTTCGGTAGCGGGGCCGGTTTCTACGTGAACGCGACCCAGGAGCCCTGGGCCAAGCACTATCGCATGTACGACTACGTGGCCGAGGAGCTGCCTTCGGTGGTGCGCCAGCACTTCCCGGTCAACGGCCGCGAGTCGATCAGCGGTCATTCCATGGGCGGCCACGGGGCCCTGGTGCTGGCGCTGCGCCGGCCCGGGCAGTACGCGGCAGTGTCGGCGTTCGCGCCGGTGGTCAATCCGATCGAAAGTCCCTGGGGACAGAAGGCCTTCACCCACTACCTGGGCGAGGACAGCCGTGCCTGGACCCAGTACGACGCCTGCGAGCTGGTGGCCAAGGGCGCCTCGCGTCAGCCACTGTTCATCGACCAGGGCGAGGCCGACAACTTCCTCGAGGAGCAGCTGATGCCCGAGCGGCTGGAGGCGGCATGTAAAAAGCGCGATCACCCGCTGACCCTGCGCCGGCATGCCGGCTATGACCATAGCTACTTCTTCATCGCCACCTTCATCGAGGATCACCTGCGCTATCACGCCGAACGGCTGCACAGGAAGCGCTAA